A genomic stretch from Perognathus longimembris pacificus isolate PPM17 chromosome 5, ASM2315922v1, whole genome shotgun sequence includes:
- the Rrp1 gene encoding ribosomal RNA processing protein 1 homolog A — protein sequence MGSRVQLPPEIQLAQRLAGNEQVTRDRAVRKLRKYIVARTQRAAGGFTHDELLKIWKGLFYCLWMQDKPLLQEELGRTIAQLIHAFQTTEARHLFLQAFWQTMNREWAGIDRLRLDKFYMLMRMVLNESFKAVKSGGWEERLVEQLLDLLTTEILHPDSEAPNGVKSHFLEIFLEELSKVGAAELTADQNLQLIDPFCRIAACTQDSLVLHNITRGILEAIVEQAPLAIEDLMSELDAQNGEDAGSDGDDGDSGDGSDESESEQEMPSRSLSAGSGCRADPEGAKGQRGGDEESTGPVLQFDYEAVANRLFELASQESIPPQNRKRLYKVIRKFQELAGGNFPEDDIPERAYKKLLEGRRKRKKKRSLPSSPQEGGEGEEEVPSPEPGVGTKRKRSRKRARPAARAEPGSQTGAHGRRRRRKKPRQPPGARAKKAGVQQPGRRRKRTRTPEGQE from the exons ATGGGGTCGCGAGTGCAGCTCCCGCCCGAGATCCAGCTGGCGCAGCGCCTGGCGGGGAACGAGCAGGTGACCCGGGACCGGGCGGTGCGCAAGCTTCGGAAGTACATCGTCGCCCGGACACAGCGGGCCGCCG GTGGCTTCACACATGATGAGCTGCTGAAGATATGGAAGGGGCTGTTCTACTGCCTGTGGATGCAGGACAAGCCGCTTCTGCAG GAAGAACTGGGAAGGACCATTGCCCAGCTCATTCATGCTTTTCAGACCACGGAGGCAC GGCACCTGTTCCTCCAGGCCTTTTGGCAGACCATGAACCGAGAGTGGGCAGGCATCGACAGACTGCGGCTGGACAAGTTCTACATG CTCATGCGGATGGTCCTGAACGAGTCCTTCAAGGCGGTGAAAAGCGGAGGATGGGAGGAGCG ACTCGTCGAGCAGCTGCTGGACCTGCTGACCACGGAGATTCTGCACCCGGACAGCGAGGCCCCCAATGGGGTGAAGAGCCACTTCCTAGAGATCTTCCTGGAGGAGCTGAGCAAAGTGGGCGCTGCGGAG CTCACCGCCGACCAGAACCTGCAGCTCATCGACCCCTTCTGCAGGATCGCAGCCTGCACCCAGGA CTCCCTGGTTTTGCACAACATCACCCGGGGCATCTTGGAGGCGATTGTGGAGCAGGCCCCGCTGGCCATCGAAGACCTGATGAGCGAGTTGGATGCGCAGAACGGGGAGGACGCGGGGTCAGACGGTGACGATGGTGACAGTGGTGACGGTAGTGATGAGAGCGAGAGTGAGCAGGAAATGCCATCGAGGAGCCTGTCTGCAG GCTCCGGCTGTCGGGCTGACCCTGAGGGGGCCAAGGGGCAGAGAGGCGGGGACGAGGAGAGCACCGGCCCCGTGCTCCAG TTTGACTACGAGGCGGTCGCTAACAGACTGTTCGAGCTGGCCAGTCAGGAGAGCATCCCTCCCCAGAACCGGAAGCGGCTCTACAAGGTGATCCGGAA GTTTCAGGAGCTGGCTGGAG GCAACTTCCCTGAGGATGACATTCCAGAAAGAGCCTacaagaagcttctggaagggagGCGCAAGCggaagaagaagaggagtttGCCCTCGTCACCGCAGGAGGGAG gggaaggagaggaggaggtccCGAGTCCAGAGCCAGGTGTGGGGaccaagaggaagaggagcaggaagagggccCGGCCCGCAGCGCGGGCAGAGCCCGGCAGCCAGACGGGGGCtcacgggaggaggaggaggaggaagaagccgCGACAGCCGCCCGGCGCCCGAGCGAAGAAGGCGGGCGTCCAGCAGCCAGGCAGGAGGAGGAAGCGGACGCGGACGCCCGAGGGCCAGGAGTGA